TACCGCTTACTTTCTAGTGAGTCTCGAATTGAGAGCGGTCGCTTACGCTCTGGGCGGATCAGCCAGACCGAATGGGAACCTTTGGGGCATGCCATCAGCACCTTATCGCAGCTGAATGTTTACATCGACGATACGCCGGACATCAGCGTCACAGAGATGCGCTCCAAAGCCCGTCGCTTGCAAGCAGAGAACGGCAAACCTTTGGGACTCGTATTGATTGATTACTTGCAGCTAATGGAGGGTAGTGGTTCAGAGAACCGAGTGCAAGAGTTGTCGAAAGTAACTCGCGGCTTGAAGAGTCTAGCGCGGGAACTAGGTGTTCCAGTAATTGCTCTGTCTCAGTTAAGCCGAGGGGTGGAATCTCGTACTAACAAGCGACCTATGATGTCCGACCTGAGGGAGTCGGGGTCGATCGAGCAGGACGCGGATTTAATTATGATGATTTATCGGGATGAGTATTATAACCCAGACACGCCTGATCGCGGGGTTGCTGAGGTGATTATTACTAAGCATCGTAATGGCCCGGTGGGAACAGTAAAACTGCTATTTGAGCCGCAATTTACCTGTTTTCGCAACTTAGCTTCACCGAACCGTCCTTAAGGACAATTATTTAACTAGATTTAACCAATTTAACTATGGACTCTACCGTCGGGCATTTTGGCTCCTTTCAGGTTGGCGTTCATTAAATTCGTGCTACTGAGTTCGGCTCGAACCAAGTTGGCGTCGGTCAAATTGGCGTAACTTAAATCAGCTCTGGCTAAATAAGCATCAATTAAGTTGACATCAGTCAGATTGGCGTAACGAAGATTAGTGCGGCTCAAGTCAGCGCGGCTCAGCTTTGCGGCACTGAGATTGGCTTGCTCTAGTTGGGCCCGGCTCAGCTTCGTATCGGGCAAGATGGCGTTGTGCAGATTCGCTCCTGTCAAATCAACGTCACATAATATGGCTCGCTCCAGTTTGGCGTTAACCAGGTTTGCTCCTACTAATATCGCACCGCTAAGCTGGGCTTCTGTCAGGAAAGCGCCGTTAAGAATGGCCTCTGTGAGGTCTGCACCGCTCAGGTCAACTCCTCTTAACATAGCCTCGCTCAAGTTTGCGCCTCGGAGGTTGACTCTGGTTAAATCTGCACCCGTTAAGTTAACGCCCCTCAAGTCTGTTTTGGCTAAATTTGCGCCTCTTAAATTGGCTGTGTATTGACGATTTTCCTGGCGAAAATTTGCGCCTCGCAAGCAAGCCCCTGTGAGGTCAGCGCCGCTCAGGTTAGCGTTGCGTAAATCAGCGTCGATTAAGTTAGCGTCCAGTAAATTCGCTAAAGTAATGTCCGCACTGCGAAGATCAGCAGCTTGCAGGCTAGCGCCGTGGAGGTCGGTGTCCCTGAGGTTGGCTCGATGTAAATCTGCTTGGTTGAGGTTAGCACCACTTAACTTAGTGCCAATGAGATTGGCTCGGCTCAAATTGGCTCGGCTGAGATAAGCAAAAAGCAGTGAGGCTCCTTGTAAATCAGCTCTTGATAAGTTGATCCCAATTAAATCTGCACTGTTGAGATTGATGCCAGCCAAACTTAATCCGTTAAATTCAGTTTCACCCGCTGCATAGCGATCGATTAGTTCGTCAGCATTCATAGAAGATATATAAGATTTGGTGGGGGTTGAATTCCAGTTTTGCTAAAGTTATTGCTCTTGAAAAGCTTTATTGAAAAGATGATGTTTGTGGTGGCAGGGTGGAGGACAATTCGCAAGTTTGCTCTAAATCATTAGGCGATCGCTCAACAGTATTCTTGGAAGAATTTGAAGTGGAGAAAAACTGACAAGTACGCTCATCATCTGCTTCAACCATAGTGTGACCAGTAGTTAGAAGCGTTTCTTCGAAGTTGAGTTTAATCTTGGTTTGCTCAGATGGAAGTTGACCTGAGTAAATGGGTGATGGGATGGATGTAGCTAAGCTCAGTTGTTGCTGTCGTTGTATAAGGGGGTAAAAGGGTTTAACGCACTGAATAATCGCCCCTGCTGCCTGGTTGTATTCGGAGGAATCTTCTAGGCAACTAGCAATAATTTCTAGTCGGGATTCCAGAGTTGATAAAGTGTCGCACTGTTCTAGGAGTTGCTGCAATAAATCATCGAAGCCACAAGATTTGAGTGTAGACCAATCGGCAGTAGTAAAAGAAAACTTATGCTTAAGTACTGAAAAGAGTAAAATTTTGGCTCGAAGAGGATTGGTATATTTCATGATTTCGAGCCGCAACTCGAAGAGGTCATAAGCATTTTCTGCCTCTGTGGTTGTTTCTAGTGGTAGCTCCAGTGATAGTGATGAATGACAATCGGTTGGTTGCGTGAAGCTAACTTGACCTTGCTTATCTGAAGCTGCTGGAACTGAGTGAGTTGAGTAACAGTAGAGGGCTTCGAGAGCTTGGGTGAGAGTATCCGCAATTAAAAAATATTCTGCTTTTCGGTTTAAGGTATTAACAATATTGCTTAAAAGCAGTTTTAGATCTGCGATCGCAGGAGCCATTGCGTGCAACTCCTGAATTAAAACTTCTAGTGAAACTTGATTGAGATTATTTGGATCATTCTCCCAATGATTTCTACAAGCACAGAAAACTAGCTTTTTAATCCGAATCTGCTCTGGCTGGGTTTCTAGAAATGATGCAATTTGTATATAGGAAGTTAGTGCTGGAGAATTGGAGATTTCAGTTTGCTGAGGTTCATTAATTAAATTTGTTTGTTCAATTTGAGCAACTATCTGTGTACTATAGTCATTTGTTGCTAACTGAGTTGAGTCTGCCTGTTTAAAATATAGATTGCCAATTTGACCCAAGATGGTGTTGGCGACAAGAGTATATTCTGCCTGCCGATTCAGTGTTTTGATAACACTGTTAAGCACTAGATTAAGGCTTTCAAGAGTAGGAGCAATTTGTAGTAGTTCTTCGAGTAACTCTTGCAGGTTATATTGACTGAGGCGATCGCCGTCATTTTCCCAAATATTTTTACAAATATAAACTAAGATTTTTTTTATTCTAATTGAGTTTTTGTCTCGAGAAAACCTGTCAATAATTTGAGGGATTTGCTGCTGTTTTGAGGCGAGATTTGGCTTTGGTTGAGCCTCAGAATAAAGCTTCCTAATTTTCTGCAAAATAAGATTGGCAGTTAAGCTGTATTCAGCGGGTTTGCTCAAGCTACGGGCAACTTTATTAAGCTGAGAGTCTAGGTCAGGTAATTTAGGATAAAGCTGAATTAACTCTTGAATCAGAGTATTAAGCCTGTAAGACTTGAGTGTGTCTAAATCATTTTCCCAAGTGCGCTTGCAAATGTAAAAAATCAGCTTCCTAATTCGGGTGGAATTGGCGTGCTGTTCTAAGTCATGGGCGATCGCATGTATTAGTTCTGTATTTGCCATGCTACTTGGTTGGGGAAATACATCTAGGTGAATCAAGGCAACTTAAGGAAAAGTTTCGTAGAATTCTTTACTTTAAGCATGCCCAGTTACTTAGATGAACTTGGTATATCACTAAGAGATTAATTCGGCTCAGTTTCTGCTCTGGACTCGGACGAGCTAGAAATCCCTCAGTTTGGGCTGAATGTTAGCGCTTGACCCCTGACTTCTTTATTCAATTTTCCGGGGCCGCAAACGATTTTGCCTCCCACAATAGTGGTGATCGGTCAGCCTGTTAACTCCCAACCTTTAAAGGGACTCCAGCTTGGGCATTTCTAAGAAAAAGTAGCGCCTCCTTGGGCACAGGCACAACTGGCAGTAAATAAATCTTCCTTGTGTTCCAACCCCGGTTCGCGGAAGTGGACCTGTAGGTCAATCACTCCCGGCAACAAAGTGAGTCCTTGAGCGTCTAATATTTCCTGGCTCCCAGAGCTATCCATTGTATCTGAGAGGTCGGGTTCAATCTGAACATGTCCAAATATCGATTTTTATGTCAGAGTTTTACAAGCTCTCCCTGGTTCAGCGCAGTGTCAAACCCATTTATAGGTTTGAATTGATAGGCTGGTAGTCTGAGTAACTCTTATAACTCTTAACTGATACCGCTCTTTTCCTTGGTAACTAAACACCTATGACTCGTGTGCAGAATCAAGCGCCTGAAGAAAATACCCAACCACAAGTTGAAAATCCTTGGCTAGAGGGGTTCAAGACAATAGGGCTGAGTGTTGTTTTAGCTTTGGGAATTCGCACTTTCGTCGCTGAAGCACGCTATATCCCATCTGGGTCAATGCTGCCAACGCTACAAATCAACGATCGCCTCATTGTAGATAAACTTAGCTACCATTTCCAGAGCTTAGATAGAGGTGATATTGTCGTGTTCTCACCGACTCAAACCCTAGAAGATCAGGGCTTTAAGGATGCTTTCATCAAACGCATCATTGGTCTGCCGGGTGAGAAGGTGGAAGTCAAGGGAGGGCGAGTCTTTATTAATGATCAACCTCTGCGAGAAGATTACATTGAGGAGCAACCAAGCTACCAATGGGGGCCTGTGCAGGTAGCTTCTGACTCATATTTAGTGTTGGGCGATAACCGCAATAACAGCTACGACAGCCACTATTGGGGGTTTGTCCCTCGCGATCGCATTATTGGTCGAGCTGTGGTGCGCTTCTGGCCTCCCAACCGAGTTGGAGAGCTAGGGCAAGATCCAGCTTATGAACTCAAGCCTGCTCAATAACTCGTTAAGCACTAACGTACCAAGTTTGCACGATCTGCCCCAGCACCTCTTGACCGAGCCAAGGTGTATTAGTGGACAGGGATTTGAGAGACTGTCCGCTTACTACCCAAGGTTGGTTAGGGTTAAACAGAGTCAGTTCGGCAGGCTGACCGGATGCCACTGTCGCGATAGGCTGTTGCAAACACTTGGCTGGATTGCTACTGAGGGCTTGCCACAGTTCTAAAGCGCTCCATTCACCACTGGCGACAAAGCGTTGCCATAGCAGCGGCAGTGCCAGTTCTAAGCCGATCGCGCCTGGAGGAGCCTCGGCAAAAGCCACTGTTTTTTCTTCGTAGGTATAAGGAGTGTGATCAATGGCGATCGCATCTAACACGCCTTGCCTGAAGCCCTCAATTAAAGCGGCTTGATCCGCTGGGTTGCCTAGGGGAGGCTCTAGCCGTAAGTTGGGGTCGTAGCTTTGAATTGCCTGACTATGGAGCAGCAAATGCATCCAGGTGGTACTAGCTGTGATGGGTAAACCACGCTCTTTAGCCGCTTGAATTAACTCCACGCTCCGAGCTGTAGAAACTCGCATGATATGCACAGGGGTGCCGATCGCCGCAACGAGTTCTAAAAGCGCCGCGATCGCAGTGGTTTCGGCGATCGCAGGACTTCCAGGTAAGCCAAAGCGAATCGATTCTGGCCCCTCTCGCATCACCCCGTCACCCGCTAACTTCAGGTCGCAAGGCCAAAGTGCTACAGGCTTTTGTAGTGGTTTGAGATATTCCAAGAGTCGCCGCAGGAGTCCATAACTAGATAAGGCTCGACCATCGGCAAAACCCACAACGCCCGCTGCTGCTAGTTCGGCTAGCTCGGTCATTTGTTGTCCTTGCACCCCTAGCGTCAAAGCGCCCCATGCCTGCACCTGGACTGGAAGCTGAAATTGCCGTTTGTCCTCCAACCAGGCGAGTCCAGCCGGATTATCCAGGGCGGGAGTCGTATCCGGCAGGATATTTAGGCGTGTAAAGCCACCTGCGATCGCTGCTTGCTGTAAAGAACGTAGGGTTTCCCTGTCCTCAAATCCGGGTTCGCCAGAGTGGCTGTATAAATCGACTAACCCTGGCCCTAAGATCATGCCTCGGCTTTCTCGTACCTGAGTATTGGTGGGCCACTCAGAGATCGACTCTGCGATCGCCTCAATCTTGCCATCGACAATCAAGACATCTGCCACGCGATCGGTCATCGCAGCAGGATCTAAGACCCGGACTTGTTGGAGCAGTTCATTAGTCATGATGCCTTCGTACTTACAAAGCTCCTGCTGCCGTTTTGTCTAAAACTCCACCTGCTAGGTGAGACGTAATATTCATCGCTTGCAAGACAGGCTGACCTGCTGGGCCTTTGGGGTAGTCGATCACACTCACCGCACCATTCCCTTGCTTGAAGTTCCAGAAGTTTTCTGGCCCTAAGCCCACCACATGACACAAAATGGCCTTGTTGATGGCGTCATGAGCCACTACCAGTACAGTCTGAGGAGTAGGGGATGCAGCCGCTGTTTCGACAATGGCGTTCCAAGCTGCGATCGCCCGATCCCAAACCTGTTGCAGGTTCTCACCCTCAGGCATTTGCACGGCTTCTGGAGTAGCTTGCCAGCGTTGCAACTCACCCGGAAACTCTGCCTCAATCTCTGACTCTAGCTTGCCTTCCCACAAACCATGACTGATTTCTTGCAAGGTATCGTCGAGCTTTAATTCAATAGCGGGGTGGTGTTGCAGAATAATCTCTGCTGTTTCTTTGGGCCGCTGCATTGAGCTACTCACTGCCGCATCGATGCTAATGGAGCGCAAAAACTCTGCCGCTTGTCCAGCTTGCTCACGCCCATTGTCGTTGAGTGGGACATCAATTTGACCTTGGAAGCGCTTCTGTCGATTCCATTCTGTCTCCCCGTGCCGCACTAGCAAAAGGCGGGGTCCCTTTTGTCCAGAGCGACGCTTTGGCAACGGTTCGCCAAAGTGAGCTGTCAAGTTCAAAGACTCTACCTGCACAGGCGCGTCTAAGCCACCTGCAAAATTCAAGACTGTAATGCCGCAGTTAGACTGCTGCAAAGATTGGTAGCGATCGCAATCTAGACCAATGGCGGTGCTGATCAAAGCTCGATTAATACCGCTGTGAGCGACGACCAGAATGGTTTGATCCCCATGCCGAGGTAAAACTTCTTGCCAAAACTGTCGAGCTTGTTCGTAAAGCGCTGGAACTGGAAAGAAATCAACTGTACCGTTGGGGCCAGGGATTTCCATCCGCAGCTTGTGGGGTTGGTCTCGCCACAACTGGATGTCATCGGGGAATTTGGCTTCGACCTCATCAAACAATATGCCTTCCCAGAGCACCAGATTGATTTCCTTGAGGTTGTCGGTTAGCTGGATTTCGGGCGGATAGTGAGTAGCCGTCGGAAAGCAGGAAAGAGCTAGCTGAGCGGTTTCTTTGGCTCGTTTCAGCGGGCTGCTATATACCGCATCGAAGGTGAGGCCACTCAAAGCTGCCCCCACCTGTTGAGCCGCAGCACGACCTACTTCAGTTAAGGTTGATTGGTCACAGTGACCCTGAACACGGCGCTCAACGTTATAGCTACTCTCGCCGTGGCGCACAAGAATGACACGAGTACTCAGGGCTTTATCCTCCAATCAAATCAGGGCAGGGGTGTAAGAAATAGAGCGATCGCCAACGATGCAGACTCTTTAAAACAAGACCAGTAGAAAACAAGACCAGAAGAATTTTACCCCGTTGAGGAGACGCGCTGGATCATGAAAGATACGGTCTAGCCCGCTGTTTGTACTAGCCGCGATCGCCTATCTCTCCTGAAAAGCTGATGGCTCTAACTGCTGATAGGCCACGGAGCAGGACTAGCAATGAGATAATGCCTTTGAGGCTGATTAACATTGCACTCACATTAGATTGAGCTGAACGGGTTCATCACTCCAAATTGGGGGTGAAATCACTGCACTTGCTGCTGGGGAAGGGAATGAGACTGAAGCAATTGATTTTAGGGATTCTGACGATTATTGCGATCGCTTTTATTGGTTTATCTTTAGCCCAAAGCTGGAGCCAGCCTCAAGTTCAGAGCCGTCTAGAACTCTATCAAACCAATCTGTTGCTGCACGCTTCCGAGTGGCAAGGCGATGCCAACAGCGATGTAGATCTCAAAGTGGCACGGGATAAATTGATTGGGGATGAACCCGTCAAAGCTGCCTTAAAGCAGTACCAAGAGGCTCGCCAATCGGTAGCAGGCACTTTAAACAAGTTGCAAGCGCGATCGCAACCCACTTTAGATCGCCCATTGGATCGCACCTTAAAGCCAGAAACACAGCCTAAAGTGGCTCCAGCTACAGAAACACCTGCCCCCAAAACTCAAGCCCAACAAAGCCAAGAACCCATCACTCAGATGAATCGCCTCATTCGTGAGTTGGACTTGCGGTTAGGGGTTTTGCAGGCCCAGCAGGGAAAAACTGATGCAGCTTTAGCAACCTGGAACCAGTTGATTGACACCACTCAATCGAGTAGCCGATTTGGCAGCTTGGGCAATACAGCAACCGCTTTAGTCGGATTGTGGAGTTCTCCTCCCCGACTACTACCCGATGCCGAACTCCAAATCAAACAAGAATTAGATGGCTGGTTTCGCTACCAAGCTCTGACGCGATTGTACGCACTGCAACAGCGCCAAACTAGCCTCAGCGAATTGCAAACTACCGAACAAGACCTAGCTCAGCAAGCCGCTTTTAAGTTGTTAATTATTGCTGGGATTCCAGTCTTTGGCTTTTTGATTGGCATCGCCATTTTGATCTATTTAGTCGTGCAGTGGCTGCTGAAAGGAAAACAAGCCCTGTTAGTGCAAAATGAAACCTTGACTTGGCCAACCTCTTGGGGTGGCGAAACTATTTGGCAAGTTTTAGTCCTGTTTTTCGTGGGGCAATTCTTTGTCGGCCAAATTGCCTTACCCGTAGGTCTTCAGATTTTAGGCATTAACCCCGCTAGCTTTGATAGTCGGACGCAAGCTATTTATATTCTGGCTGTGTATGCCTTGCTGGTGACTGTTGGGCTTCTGGTTCTCTACAGCTCTTTAAAGCCCTTCCTACCCTTACCTGAAGGCTGGTTTCAGATCAATGGCCGAGGCAGGTGGTTCTGGTGGGGGCTAGGCGGTTATTTCATGGCCCTCCCTCTAGTGATTTTGGTGTCGTTGATTAACCAACAGTTTTGGCAAGGGCAGGGAGGCAGCAATCCCATTTTGCCGATTGTGCTAGAGGGCCGAGATAATGTGGCCTTGGTAATCTTTTTCCTGACCGCCTCGATCGCGGCTCCTTTATTTGAGGAAGTAATGTTTCGAGGGTTTCTGCTACCCTCGCTAACCCGCTACGTGCCCGTTTGGGGAGCCATTACTATCAGTGCTTTTCTATTCGCCCTTGCTCACCTAAGCCTGTCAGAAATATTACCGCTGATGGTTTTGGGAATGGTGCTGGGGTTTGTCTACACGCGATCGCGCAATCTCCTTGCTCCCATGCTGATGCACAGTCTTTGGAATAGTGGCACCTTGCTGAGCCTCTTTATTCTGGGCAGTGGCTCGACTTAAGCTGAGGCATTTAGTTGAGATAAAAAATTCGAATCAGAGACGAGTAGGTTTCCGTTTCTCGTTAATTGCGTGGTGTAGTTGGGCATACTGACTGCGGAATCAATTCATACCCGCTTTTCAAGGAGACCTACTTAAATGACTAGCTCCAATCAAGCTGACAAGAAAACCGCTGCCGGCATTTGTGGCATTTTGCTGGGAGCCCTCGGTGTTCACAAATTCATTTTGGGCTACAACACCGAAGGCATTATTATGCTGCTCGCAACTCTGCTCACCTGTGGTATTGGCGGAGCCATTATGGGAGTGATTGGTTTGGTAGAAGGAATTATCTACCTCACCAAGTCGGATGAAGAATTCGTCAGCACCTACATATTGACTAAGAAAGGTTGGTTCTAGAGAAACCTGGGCCTGGTTTCAACTATGTTGGCATTCTCCAAACATGCTTTATCTCGCCAAGGACGGCTCATTCGTTGGGGAGTATTGGGCCTATGTGCTGCGCCCATTGCAGGAGCTTACTGGTATAGCCAAGGCTACCGCTTACCCTTTCTAGGCTGTCCCATCCGAAATTTAACAGGGATTCCTTGTCCTACCTGTGGCATGACCCGATCGTTTATGGCGATCGCTCATGGTGATTGGAATCAGGCTTTAGTTCATCACTTGTTTGGGCCTGTGCTTTTTGTAAGCTTGGCGATCGCAGCAGTACATCTATTGGCTGAACTTGTAGTAGGACGACGGATTACGACTGGCTATTCTGCCCTGATTAGTCAACGGCAAGTGCATTGTCTGGGGCTGGCAATGTTTTTGGGCTACCATGTTTGGCGACTTTACGGCTTGTCCCAATCAGGCGAACTAAGTCTGGTGTTTCTTCAATCCCCTCTAGGGCACCTGCTATTCGCTAGCCCAGGCATGGCTTAGATTCTTTTCTCTTTAAGTCAAGTACAACTGAAGGTTTGTTATTAGGTAGGCTCCGATGCTAGCGCTCAAACGTAAAAGGCTACTGTTCACTCTTTTGTTGGCACTGATTGGGGCAGGTTACTTTAGCGCCATGTCCACGATAGAAGTAGTGCCATTCTTAAAAAGCTCTATTGCTCTGCTACCGATTCAAGTTGGAGCTTTGATTTATCTGTTTATGTTTCGACGCGAAAGCAATTGAGATTCTAAATTTAGGCTTGGGAGTAAAAAACTCAGCATTTTTACGGCAATTTTTGGAGTCTTCGCCTACCCTCTAAAGAAGAGATGCCAATTTAGGTATCCCATGATGGCGGTAGATCGAGAAGCTTATGCAACTGACTCCAGACCAAATTGTTGCAACTCCAACCTCCCCAGAAATTGTGACTTTAGAAGTTGCGGGGATGAAGTGTGCAGGCTGTGTCCGAACCGTAGAACAGCGGCTCAGTCAGCATCCGGGAGTGATTTCCGCCTCAGTCAACTTAGTAACTGAGGTCGCAACAGTTGAGTGTGAAGCAGGAATTGCTAATCCTGCTATTTTGGCTCAAGCAGTGACCGAAGCGGGCTTCCCGACACAAGCTAGATATGCAGCCACAGCCACTGATGCAACGGCTGGAGTTGGTTTTGCTCCAAGCTTTAGAGAACGGCATCAACTTGAAATTCAACAACAAACCCGTCAAACTGCGATCGCGGGTCTGCTCCTATTCCTGTCTGGGCTAGGCCATCTGGGGCAATGGGGATGGTTAACTCTTCCGGGTCTCAGCAATATTTGGTTCCATTGGGGTCTAGCCACACTGGCACTTTTGGGGCCTGGACGTTTCATCTTAGTAGAAGGCTGGCGAGGGCTACGACGCAACGCCCCCAACATGAATACACTCGTCGGTTTAGGCACCTTCACCGCTTACACTGCCAGTTGTATTGCCCTGTTCTTTCCCAGATTGGGCTGGGAGTGTTTCTTTGATGAACCCGTGATGTTAGTGGGGTTTATCTTGTTAGGCCGTACCTTAGAGCAGCGAGCTAGGGGCCGAGCTGTTGCCGCTTTTGAAGCTTTGGTAGCGCTTCAACCTCGGGTTGCCCGACTGATCCCCCAACCCACAATTGACCCTAGCAATCAAACTGCGATCGCCTCGCAAACCTGTGTCGAAATTCCGGTGGAGCGAGTCCGAGTGGGAGAGTGGCTCCAAGTGCTACCGGGAGAAAAGATGCCTGTAGACGGCAAATTGGTGACTGGGCAAACTACAGTCGATGAGTCGATGCTGACTGGCGAATCGTTACCTGTGCTCAAGCAGCCTGGGGAGCTGGTCGCAGCAGGCACCCTGAACCAATCAGGAGCGATCGCTATCCAAGCCACCCGCACAGGCAAGGACACGACGCTGGCTCAAATCATTGCTCTAGTAGAAACGGCTCAAACTCGCAAAGCCCCGATTCAGCATTTGGCCGACATCGTGGCTGGGTACTTCACCTACACAGTCATGGCGATTGCGGCTGTTACCTTTGCTTTTTGGTACGGGATCGGCACCCATCTCTGGCCCGAAGTTTTGAGCCACCACGCAACGATCGCTTCCCTCACGACTCATGCTCACCTGATGCAGCAGAGCCACTTAGCAGACTTGCCGACGCAGACCTCGCCATTATTGTTAAGCCTGAAATTGGCGATCGCTGTGTTGGTCGTTGCCTGTCCCTGTGCGTTAGGCTTGGCGACTCCGACCGCAATCTTGGTGGGTTCTAGTTTAGGGGCTGAACAGGGATTGTTGATTCGAGGGGGCGATGTCCTGGAGCAGGTGCATCACCTCGACACCATTGTGTTTGACAAAACTGGCACTCTGACAGCGGGTCAGCCGACGGTTACCGATTGTTTACCTCTAGTCACTGCTAGTGCCGATCTTGAACCACTCTCTCCCCAGGATTTATTACAGTTTGCTGCCACGGTTGAAAGTGGTGCCCGTCACCCCCTAGCCGCCGCAATCTTACAGCAAGCCCAAGCTCGGAATTTAGATCTTCTACCTGCCAAAGATTTCCACACAGAACCGGGGTTGGGAGTTTCGGCATTAGTCAGCGATCGCCCAGTGGTGCTCGGCAATGCTGATTGGCTGCGCCAGCAAGGCATTCCTGTGAGTGACCTAGCCCAGCATCAAGCAGAAATATTAGCAAAAGCTGGCAAAACGGTGGTCTATGTTGCGATCGCAGGGACACTAGCGGGGTTGATTGCTGCCGTTGATCCCCTGCGGCCTGATGCTTGTGCCACTGCCAAGCAGCTTCAGCAAATGGGCTTACGTGTTTATCTCTTAAGTGGCGATCGCTCCGAAGTCGCAGCCACCGTTGCTCAAGCGGTTGGAATTCCTCCGGAGAACGTGCAGTCTGAGATCCGCCCAGCCGGAAAAGCAGCCGCGATCGCTCAGCTACAAACCCAGGGGCATCGAGTCGCAATGATGGGGGATGGCATCAATGATGCGCCTGCCCTAGCGCAAGCAGATATTGGTATTTCTCTGTATTCGGGTACCGATGTTGCTGTGGAAACCGCCGAGATTGTGCTGATGCGCGATCGCCTGATGGACGTTGTACGATCAATTCAACTGAGTCGCGCTACCTTTAACAAAATCCGTCAGAACTTATTCTGGGCCTTTGCTTACAATGTGCTGGGTATTCCCTTGGCTGCGGGTGCGCTTCTAGTAACCACAGGGTTTGCTCTAAGTCCAGCAGCAGCGGGCGCTATGATGGCTTTCAGTTCTGTCAGTGTAGTCACCAATTCACTTTTACTTCGCTATACTCACGCTGCTAAAGGAGATGAAACGAACCCAACCTCCTTTCATGTCTAAGATCATCTGCTAGCTCCAAAAAGTAACAGCGATCGCTAAAGCTTCAAATATTAGTTTTGCATGCTAGTTTTGAAGCACTATTACGCTCAAAAGCCTGTTCGGATGGGTAACCTTAAGACATAGCTTATATTAGTGGTTTCCAGGCACAAAATCTTCAGAATCTCGTCAGGCTCTACATTATAAGTTCTAACTATTTGAAATTCCCACGGCCTTATGTCTTCAGCACTTAAGCAAAATCATCTTTTAATCATCGAAGATGACAAGGGGCAACGACACTTTACCCTTGACGGTTCGGTCTATACAATTGGCAGAGATTCTAAATGTAATATCTGTCTCGCCTCTCTGTTTGTTTCACGGCGGCATGCCACCTTAGTCAAACTGCCTAAGGAAAACGGCAGCTATTACTACCGCATCCAGGATGGGAGCCTGAAAGGTAAACCCAGTGTGAATGGGCTGCTGATTAATGGATACAAGCTGCAAGGCCATGACTTGCAAACCAAAGATGTAGTTGTATTTGGCCCTTCGGTGCGAATTATTTACTTTGTTTTAGAAGAAGATGAACTGGCCAACTTAGATCCTGATGAGCTTGATATCCCAGAATTTGATGTGACATTAATTGATCCTAAAATGGTAGGAGTTTCTTCCGAAGATTGAGGGTTGTCTTTATACCCTAATATTCTTGATGGCAATCTTACGTTACTGACCAG
This region of Trichocoleus desertorum NBK24 genomic DNA includes:
- a CDS encoding pentapeptide repeat-containing protein, producing the protein MNADELIDRYAAGETEFNGLSLAGINLNSADLIGINLSRADLQGASLLFAYLSRANLSRANLIGTKLSGANLNQADLHRANLRDTDLHGASLQAADLRSADITLANLLDANLIDADLRNANLSGADLTGACLRGANFRQENRQYTANLRGANLAKTDLRGVNLTGADLTRVNLRGANLSEAMLRGVDLSGADLTEAILNGAFLTEAQLSGAILVGANLVNAKLERAILCDVDLTGANLHNAILPDTKLSRAQLEQANLSAAKLSRADLSRTNLRYANLTDVNLIDAYLARADLSYANLTDANLVRAELSSTNLMNANLKGAKMPDGRVHS
- the lepB gene encoding signal peptidase I, encoding MTRVQNQAPEENTQPQVENPWLEGFKTIGLSVVLALGIRTFVAEARYIPSGSMLPTLQINDRLIVDKLSYHFQSLDRGDIVVFSPTQTLEDQGFKDAFIKRIIGLPGEKVEVKGGRVFINDQPLREDYIEEQPSYQWGPVQVASDSYLVLGDNRNNSYDSHYWGFVPRDRIIGRAVVRFWPPNRVGELGQDPAYELKPAQ
- a CDS encoding dihydroorotase; the encoded protein is MTNELLQQVRVLDPAAMTDRVADVLIVDGKIEAIAESISEWPTNTQVRESRGMILGPGLVDLYSHSGEPGFEDRETLRSLQQAAIAGGFTRLNILPDTTPALDNPAGLAWLEDKRQFQLPVQVQAWGALTLGVQGQQMTELAELAAAGVVGFADGRALSSYGLLRRLLEYLKPLQKPVALWPCDLKLAGDGVMREGPESIRFGLPGSPAIAETTAIAALLELVAAIGTPVHIMRVSTARSVELIQAAKERGLPITASTTWMHLLLHSQAIQSYDPNLRLEPPLGNPADQAALIEGFRQGVLDAIAIDHTPYTYEEKTVAFAEAPPGAIGLELALPLLWQRFVASGEWSALELWQALSSNPAKCLQQPIATVASGQPAELTLFNPNQPWVVSGQSLKSLSTNTPWLGQEVLGQIVQTWYVSA
- a CDS encoding histidine phosphatase family protein, which encodes MEDKALSTRVILVRHGESSYNVERRVQGHCDQSTLTEVGRAAAQQVGAALSGLTFDAVYSSPLKRAKETAQLALSCFPTATHYPPEIQLTDNLKEINLVLWEGILFDEVEAKFPDDIQLWRDQPHKLRMEIPGPNGTVDFFPVPALYEQARQFWQEVLPRHGDQTILVVAHSGINRALISTAIGLDCDRYQSLQQSNCGITVLNFAGGLDAPVQVESLNLTAHFGEPLPKRRSGQKGPRLLLVRHGETEWNRQKRFQGQIDVPLNDNGREQAGQAAEFLRSISIDAAVSSSMQRPKETAEIILQHHPAIELKLDDTLQEISHGLWEGKLESEIEAEFPGELQRWQATPEAVQMPEGENLQQVWDRAIAAWNAIVETAAASPTPQTVLVVAHDAINKAILCHVVGLGPENFWNFKQGNGAVSVIDYPKGPAGQPVLQAMNITSHLAGGVLDKTAAGAL
- a CDS encoding CPBP family intramembrane glutamic endopeptidase translates to MRLKQLILGILTIIAIAFIGLSLAQSWSQPQVQSRLELYQTNLLLHASEWQGDANSDVDLKVARDKLIGDEPVKAALKQYQEARQSVAGTLNKLQARSQPTLDRPLDRTLKPETQPKVAPATETPAPKTQAQQSQEPITQMNRLIRELDLRLGVLQAQQGKTDAALATWNQLIDTTQSSSRFGSLGNTATALVGLWSSPPRLLPDAELQIKQELDGWFRYQALTRLYALQQRQTSLSELQTTEQDLAQQAAFKLLIIAGIPVFGFLIGIAILIYLVVQWLLKGKQALLVQNETLTWPTSWGGETIWQVLVLFFVGQFFVGQIALPVGLQILGINPASFDSRTQAIYILAVYALLVTVGLLVLYSSLKPFLPLPEGWFQINGRGRWFWWGLGGYFMALPLVILVSLINQQFWQGQGGSNPILPIVLEGRDNVALVIFFLTASIAAPLFEEVMFRGFLLPSLTRYVPVWGAITISAFLFALAHLSLSEILPLMVLGMVLGFVYTRSRNLLAPMLMHSLWNSGTLLSLFILGSGST
- a CDS encoding TM2 domain-containing protein yields the protein MTSSNQADKKTAAGICGILLGALGVHKFILGYNTEGIIMLLATLLTCGIGGAIMGVIGLVEGIIYLTKSDEEFVSTYILTKKGWF